From the genome of Nicotiana sylvestris chromosome 1, ASM39365v2, whole genome shotgun sequence:
ACAATCTTATTCTGGGATTCgtgccatgatcttggggacgtgacAGGAATCTAGTTCGTTCTGTTACAAACccataacggtactatttcggggtcgGAGCACACTTGGCCTCGATATTCTATTTCGGGCATTGCACTCTGTCTTCGAGCTCGAGTCTGGTCTACCGGTTTCGAACTCGACCTCGCCCGGACTCGGGCCTAGGACGGAACCCCGAGCCTATAAATCAgaggcatatgattttgaccgtatacaattTCAAAATGACAATTAATGATTCATCTCGCAAGCAGACACGGATCTCCTTTTTAGAATACAGAGACCAGTAAATAATATTAGATTAATCTAGaaaatatgtatataaaataTTTAGTTTTGTGGAGAGACGATGGGCACCATAATTTGGGCACTAGATCCGCCCTTGCCTTGTAAGATTCATAGTTACCACTTACTTGATATAATATTATaacttaaaaaattaaataaaagaagaagaagaatcatCTTAAAAATGGGTTTCTTCGTGTATTAGAATTGACAACACCATTACATGTTGCCAATACATTAGTCTTATACTTTACTTTTCGAAGCTGTAGAAATATCCTCTCGAGAGGAGAAAGAATATTTCCATGCAAAGCATTTCCAAAAAGCTATCCTTTTTCTTCCTTCCCTTCTCTTCTTCAAACCTTTTATAAAAGCCTTTGCATTTGTATCTTTGTTACATCTAATTTGTCAATTCTGTAACTCATTTTCTAGCCCTCTTTAATCTTTCCCCCCCAAAAAGAGCTAACATGTCCTTGATACCTCGAAATCGCCCTCGAGTTATTGTCAATGGAGTCCAGAGAATGAGAACATACCATTACTACTGGTGCAGACATTGCCAAAGATCAATCAGGACAACTTCAGCCAATCCATTTGAAATTCTATGTCCTACTTGTTTTGGCCAAGTTCACTATGAACTTGATATTACAAGGCCTAGGCTAATACTTTCTGATGTCACAAGGCTACAACCACAACCATCCTGGAATTCTCGCCTTCTTGATGCCTTGACACTCATGACTGATCCATCAATCAGACAACAAAACAATAATAGCGATCAAAATCATCGGACTAGACAACGTGCTCGTGTCATTCTCCAATTTATAGGCCCTGATGATCAACCTATTAGACCTGTCTCTCCTCATGAAAACGCGCTTTCTTTGCCATTCATTCAAGAATTGACTCAGAACGATAGGCCAGGGCCGCCTCCAGCGCCATCTTCAGCAATTGATGCATTGCCAAGAATTGTGCTAAATGCAAACCATTTGGAAAATGACTCTGTTTGTCCTGTTTGTAAAGATGAGGTCGAAGTTGGGATAGAAGTTAAAGAACTTCCTTGCAAACATTTTTATCATTCAGAATGTATTGTTCCATGGCTTAGAATGCATAATACTTGTCCGGTTTGTCGATATCAGCTAGAAGGTTTCTCAAACAATGAAGAGCAACATGGATACACAAATGAATtcaatgaagaagaagaggataaCATGAGGAATCCTCTAATATGGGGTTGGACTCAGCTTATTTCCCTTTGGCCTTTTAGTTTGCTATCAAGTTGGAGACAGAGATATTTTAACCCTTTTGAGACTACAACTTCTGGTTTTCCCAGAGGTAAGATATTGCTAATATTTCCTCCATCCTGATTCCTTGCTTTACTTTTTTTTGCTTCTTTACAAATGTTTTATATTAGCAAACTGTAAATTTTTACATTATTAGTGTAATTTAACATATTTTAACAAGTTACCTACTTTATTTTCTAAATCACAATTAACTATATTTTATCTTTTAGGTGATTTGATATATAGAATTTTTTTTACATTGTAACTCTTTTTATAGGAACTTTTATGTCGCAACTCTTTATTCAAGATCTGAAACTCTCATAGTTACTTAATTCCAGCAACCCCTTCACAAGAAAGGCAGAAAATATGACTTACAGTGGTCTAATATTTCACTAAGaaaaatatttgatttttggaCAGTGAGAGCTTGGTGGAACCCTCGGATTTTTCCTTGATATTGGTTGCGGCTGAATTGGTTCCATTTAGAAAATGTACAGAGTAGTTTGTTTTTATCATTCTTTGCTTCATTGGGCACTTAGCAGGTATGTTTACAACTCAACTATATCATTATGAATTTGCGGATGAAATGTAGCTGAGAATGGAATCAAATTAAAGGATTAGAGACTCAGAAGGTATGTGCCTATCAtacccccccaccccaccccccacaAAAAAGGCTATAATTTATATGTGCTGACAATGTAAAGAACTTTATATTATCAATGTAATTTTACTGGCCTTAATTCTATTTTCTAGGTTATTATATCATACTGCTATGAAGAGTTACCTGTTATTATAGGTCAACTTAAAAAAACCGAATCAGTTAATACTTAGGgtatgtttggtatgaaggaaaatatttttcgaaaaatattttctaattttctcaTATTTGGTTGGGTTAAATGTTTTAGAAAATATTCCTCATGAACTCGTTTTCcttcaattggaggaaaatgttttccctatcaagagaagaaaaatatttttcaaaactctttttcaacctTTCCCAACCTTATTCCCCATTCCCCCCTACcccacccaccccacccccacccttaataaaaaaaatattattaatagtactttcttgtcatgttatagatagatttatttttcatttcaacaaatgaatattttcttttcatgatataaaaaagtattttttttttcaatttaacaAAAAAGTACTTTCTTTACATGATATAGAAaaagttttattttcttttcataaTGTAGAAAAGATATTTTTTACAAAATGAGTAtattcttttcatgatgtagaaaaagtattttcttttatttcaataaaatggTTGCTTTATTTCCATATTGTAGAAAGATTGctttctttttcaaccaaaaaaagagtattttctttttagttatggaGCATAAATTTCAACGTTATTTTGCGTAAAAAAGTAAAGCAGCACATTAATTCCTTTGGGTATGTGTGAATTTTTAGAAGAATGATTAAATTGTTGAAGAAAATAGAGTCATGAAAATATTAGGTATttaggtttggggggggggggagtagcAAGGAACatttttcagaaaaaaaaatttcactcaccaaccaaacaagaaaaaataaatgataaaaccactcattttcCATAAAAACTTTttctaggaaaatattttccttcgtaccaaacacacacTTATTATCATGTTGTTTGACGAGTCAAGGTAAGTTACATCCAGCAAGAGGTTGATAAGAATGAGCACGAATGTTGAAAGTATGCAAATTCGATTCGATCAGAGCATCACAAGGCTCACAAACATAAAAGAAAACGACACTACTTTTAGCTATATAATAATCTACTAACATTTTTGGAAACTTATAATTATTGCAGTAATTTAATTTCAGCTGGAATTTTTCTCTAGAACTCGATGGCCTGAGGAATTTCAAGGACATTGTGGTTCGACAATTAAAGTCATGGATTTGTTTTCAGCCAGAATGAtgcaagaagaagaggaagaaaaataTGAAGGGACCATGTACAACCTCAATCTCAAGATGTAAAGCTCGTCTTAGAATGATGATAAACCACTAAAAAACAAATAATTAGGTAACATGTGTGTTGTGGCAGATGAAGGAATAGATTAAccaatttcaaattaaaaatCTTGTGATCTAATAGGTCACGTGTTTTATAACGTAATTAAGCAGGTTTGTTAAGATTGAtttatgaaaaagaaaaatatacaaTGTATCTAAAAACCGAATTATTATATAGAGTTCTTCTTTATATGTTACATGTATGAGATTTGTTCATATCAAAATGCACCGCGATCCCGTCGACTCAAACACATAATTTACACCaaaaaataatagtaaaatattGCACATAGAGTTATCCGGCACCCAATTCTCAGAAACGCAATGGGTGCATGGGTCTTTATATGAGTATTAGCAACACCAAAAAATAATTAAGCACTCATGATTTTAAAATTTTGGATCTCTCACTGTGAGTACCTCATAAAGCAAATTCAATTTAAATTACCAGACGGAATTTTTAGTATTCAATTGTGTTAAATTAGTGCATAATTAGTTTCACAGAAAAACAAAATGATTAAAAAAACTGGAACTAAAATTTAAATTATATTACATTACAATAATACAATAGAACTACACGGAGGCATCTGCAATTATCACAAAGTAGGAGGGACGGTAGAGCAATTAACTCGAATACCACTCGTTAAAATAGCGGGTATGTGGTTCGGGTTTAAGAATTTTACGGAGCAAAATGGAAATGGCGGGTTGGGCAGCTGTACCATCCAATAATCCAAAGTTTACCCACACATGGGGTCCCACAACCAGCCACCTCATCACCAACGCCGCCGCTCTCCGCCTCGGCGACTTCCTCCACCGCCGTATCCGCCTCACTTATCTTCTTCAAACTTCTATCAAGGTAACTTTTTGGATTGCGTTTCTTATGAATTTGCTGTGGCTTGTTGATCCTTGCAGTGTTTGTAAAGTTAAATGTTTTTTTAGCTGTGGTTTCCATTAATTTGATTAAACTCAGTTCAATGTGATTATACTGCTCAAATTCATGATATAATTAGTTAATCACTTGGGATATTGGATTAATAACTAATTGGTGCTGCACACACTAATGCTTTGTGACAACGGGTGCCAATACAGTATAAaagtatatattttaaatattttccattatGCATATAGCTGAATTTTCTCTAAACTATTGTTACAAAAATATATTTGGATACGATTCTTGTAAACTAGCTCTGCTTGAAAAGTTCTTACCTTGGTTGAAACATCGTGTGATTTGCTTTGATGTTATACATGTCTCCTTATCCCAGCAGTCTCATGAAATTCTGGAAATGCAAAGTTCTTAACCACCATTTTGGTTGCTATACAGCATATTTATTGTCATGGTCATGGGCCTAAATTGAAGGATGTATGGCATAAATGGACCATTGACGTTACTGGATTCAATATCCTTCAATGGTCACAGGATGTCTTATCTGGCACGCACACGAACTTATTATTCTTCAATGCTGATGAAAGTAGAAGGGAATTCAAACAATTTCAGAAGTCATCCTCAAAGTCGTCTAGATCATTCTTCTCTAGTGAAAGAAAATGGACCAACATATTCCTTGCTCTTAACATATTGTAAGTTTAGTATTCTTAACCAAAATGGAGCAAATACGATGATATTGTTTTTATCTTGGATTAATATTTATATAAGTCAATTCGATCTTTTCCCTTTCACTGCTCAGAATGAAGAGAAGTGCCTTCTTGCAAATATCCGGAAAAAGTAAAACCAGAAAAAGGCGCCTTTTGAGTGGTTTTGATTGGTATAAGGAACAAAGAGTTTATTGTTACACAGAGAACTAACAATTTCTATCTCACTACAGGGTctatattgcacaagttgcaACTGATGGAAAGCTTTTATTTTGGGGAGCCAAGGTTAGACTGGATTAAAAGTGTAAAATTGCTGACATAGCTTCTTCCATATCAACAATATTTTCTTTCACATGGTTGATTGATATGTTTTGCAGATTAATAGTCTTATTAACAAAGGGCAACTATGGAGGCTGATTACTTCTTCATTCTTGCATGCAAATATAGGCCATCTCATGGTTTTACTTGACTCACGTTTTCTGGATTCCTAAATCCATCTTtgcttaaggttttaaagcagaTGTGGCTTCTTTTCAGGTTAATTGTTATTCGTTGAATTCTGTTGGGCCTGGTGTTGAAAAGATCAGTGGCCCTAGAAGATATGTTGCATTGTATTTGACATCTGCAATTGCAAGTAATAACACGTCACCATATAAGATATATTCGTATTTCAAAGAAGTAATTCCTATTATACAGTGATTCTGATTGCATCTTCTGAAAGAGATTAGGTTCAGCAATGAGTTACTGGCTTAGCAAGGCACCTGCAGTTGGTGCCTCAGGGGCAATCTCGGGATTAGTAAGTTCTGCTTTTCTTTTGCAGTTTTAGTGTACTTGCTATTGCAGTGCATGCAGCTGGGGTTACCATTTCATGCTATTTCATGATTTCTTATCACTTACATTGTCCAACTCTTCGATCTCTAAATCTATCTGCTTATATGCACTCATTTGTATGTAATTGTTTTCCGTACACTTGATGTGTAAATCCTGTTGGCATTTTACGGGAAAATTAACTTGCCTTCTAGTTGTATGTAGTTTAGGAAAAATAATGCCTCATTCGTTTCAGTTATCATGAGAGTACTTGGAATACTGAAGTTATGTTTCTGGCCGCTACAAGGATCTCTTTGTCACAAGAGCAGTCGAGGAAATTAAATAATTAGACTTCTTGCTTTTTCATTTATCAGGTTATGAAATACTGATATCCATGTTTTTGTGTCATTACCAGGTTGGATCTTTTGCAGTATTTGTTTTGAGGCATAGAGGCATGGTAAAAGGCACCGAGGGGGATCTTCGATATATAGCAAATGTGATTGTATTAAATATGGTAAAGTACTATATCATCTATTCAGCTCCAGGCCCATTTGTTGGCATTCACCATGCGGGTGATAGAGCGCATATCTTATTATTAAGCATATTCTCCAAAAGTGTATATTCTTGTGAACTTTCATAGGTTGAAGATGCTAATTAGTGGTTTAAGGATTTAAAGTAATATCGGATTATTCTTGAGGGCTGCTCATATCTCTGTGTTCGGTATCATAATACTTGCATGTTTACCGATTCACAAGTGTCAAGTTTGAtctcttttctttatatatatattttttccttGTTCATCAACTGCTGGCAACCATTTCTCTTGCAGGCTATTGGACTACTGAACAAAGGGATTGACAACTGGGGACATGTAAGTATATCAATATTTAACTTCATCATCATTTTCTCAATATTGATGTTTTTTGTTCACCAAAACGAAGAGGAGTCTTGGAGCAATGGTAAAGTTGTCTCgttgtgacctataggtcacaagTTTCAAGCCGTTgaagcagccactaatgcttgcattaggtaGGCTGTCTACATAACCCCTTAGGGTGcggcccttccccgaaccctgcaTGAATGCGGGATGCCTTGTGTACCGGGCTGCCCTTTGTTTAGCAAAGCTCGTGCTTTTACCACATTACTGGATGGGCCTGCTTTTGATTTATAGTGACAATCAGTGGCACTCCAGCATCTCCTACATCATCTTCCCTTTCTTTTTGAGGAGTAACCTGTCTTCTCTTCCATTCTATTGCTCTTTTTAGTTCCCGACAAGAGAAaagaacaacatgaaatcaagaTCTCTGCCCATAAACTATTCGCTTTAACCATTCTGCAAGCCATATTTTAAGAGCTTAAATTTCGAGGATGCAAAATCTTTGGGGCTCTTATGATTTGAAAAAGGATAATTCATCTTGTAAAAGGCGGTTTCCGCTTATTGAAGTACATTCTGCAAGGTCCATGCTTGCTACTAAATCTGTATTCAAAGAAGAGGAAGTAATATGGGAAGATATTTCATTCCTCTTATGGTCAcgtccttctcttcttcttcatacTTCCTCCTCCCCCTCCGCTCTCTCTTGTTCTGTTTTCCTTGTGTTTTTTCTGCCCTTCCACTTTGTTTTAAATGCATGTAGAAGTGTTTAATAAGTATATACATACATCCAAGTTAAATAAGAGCAATGGTACCAGAAGTAGGGGGAAGTATTATTATTCATGATCAATGAAGGTGAATATTGTCTCATGGAATGTGAGGGGGCTAAATCGCTACAGGAAAAGATTGTTGATCAAGAGTTTGATTCACAGTTAGAAAGCAGATGTTTATTGCTTCCAAGAATCCAAGGTAGAAGCCTAGAAGGGGACATTAGGGAAATTATTAAAGAACTTTGGGCAAATAGATGGGAAAGTTTGCACAATTGGAAGCTAGTGGGACTAGAGGGGGAATTGTAGTACTCTGGGATAGCAGAATTTGGGAAGGGGAGGTCAGTAGTTTAGGTTCTTATTCAATTACTTGTAAATTCTCTGGTAAACCCAAGATTTTACTTGACATTTATCTAGTGTATATGCTCCAAACGAtagaagagaaagagagaaagtttggtgggagtTGGCTGGTGCCAGAGGTCTTTTTTTGGGCCTTGGGTGGTTTGTGGGGATTTTAACACTATTCAATTCCCATCAGAGAAGAACTGCTACACAATTAATAGGGCTATGACTGAGTTCTCAGAGTTCATTGAGGACATGGAATTGGTGGATCTTCACCTGGCAGGAGGGGCATACACACGGAGGAAAGGTGATAGGCATGATATAGCAGCAATATTGGATAGGTTTTTGATCTCAGTGGACTGGAATGAAGCTTTCAGAAACATCAAACAGACTACACTTTATAGAATCACATATGATCATACACCCCTGATGCTTCAATGTGGAAACTAGGAACATGTTGGGTCTTATTTTAAGTTTGAAAATTGGTGGATCATGGCTGCAAACTGATGGTTTCAAAGATAGAATTAAAGGATGGTAAGAGTCTTTTATTTGCGAAGGGAGGCCCGATTTTATTTTAGCTTTTAAATTGAAAGCTTTGAAGGAGAAGCTTAAAGAATGGAGCAAAACCATTCAAGGAAATCTGGAATTACAAAAGGAAAATATTCTCAATCAACTTGCAGAATTGGAAGAGTTACAGGATCAAAGGAACTTGAATGAAGAAGAAATCTACACAAAAACTGCTTTGTCAATGTAATTTGAGGAGATTGCTAAACAAGAGGAGGTGAGGTGGCTTGGAGACAAAGATCCAGAGCTCTTTGGTTGAAACAAGGTGACAAGAACACAAAATTCTTTCACATAACTGCAAATGCTCATAGAAGATATAATAATTTTGACCAGCTGATAGTTGAAGGAGTAGCTGTGGAGAACACTGTTGACATCAAAAGAGAAATAGTCACATTCTACCAGAAGTTATATACAGAATCAGAAGTGTGGAGACCACAAGATAATCTTAGGGATTGCCATATGATTACCCCTGAGGAGAATCAAATGCTGCAAAGTCCTTTTGTTgaacatgagatatgggaaagtgTTAAGGCATGTGCAGGGGACAAAGCTCTTGGACCGGATGGTTATTCTATGGCTTTCTTTAGCCATTGTTGGGAAGTGATTCACAATGAATTAGTAGCTGCTGTTCAAAATTTCCATGCTCAAGGAATATTCGAAAAAAGCTTTAATGTTACCTTTGTAGAATTGATACCTAAGAAGGTTGAAGCTAAGGAGCTGAGAGATTTCAGGCCTATCAATCTTATTGGTAGCGTTTACAAAATCATCTCAAAGTTGTTGACAAAGAGACTTAAGAAAGTGGTTAATAAGCTAGTAGATACACAACAGATGGCCTTCATAAGGGGCAGGCAAATTATGGATGCTATTTTAATAGCAAATGAATGTGCAGATACAAGAACCAAAAGCAAAGAACCGGGGATATTATGCAAATTGGATGTTGAGAAGGCATATGATCATTTAAATTGGAATTTCCTACTAGGAACTCTCGTGAAAAAGGGCTTTGGAGAGAGATGGATTAATTGGGTCAAATTTTGTATCAGCATGGTCAGATTCTCAATACTAGTTAATGGTTCTCCAGCTGGTTTCTTTCCTTCGCAAAGAGGTTTGAGACAAGGGGATCCTTTGTCCCATCATTGCCCTGGAAGGTCTAAATCATATGTTACAGACAACTCAAATCAACAACTGGATTAGGGGTTTCAAATTGAGTTCCAGGGTTGGTAGCAATTTGGTGATATCTCTTCTTGAATATGTGGATGATACATTGGTCTTTTGTGAAGCTGATAAGAACCAACTGATGATGCTGAGGGTGATCTTCATTCTTTTTGAAGCCACATCTGGATTGCACATTAACTGGAACAAAAGTATTTATCCCTTTAATGAGGTGGAAGAAATTCATAGCTTACCTGGAATTCGTGGAGGAAGGATTGGGGAGTTGCCAACGGTTTATTTGGGAATGCCTTTAGGGGCCAAGAGTAAGTCAAAGGGGATATAAAATGGGATGTTAGAGAAATGTGAGAAGAAGCTGACAAATTGGAAAAATCAGTATGTGTCCTTGGGGCATAGATTGATTCTAATTAATTATGTGCTTGCTATGCCTACTTATATGATGTCTCTTTTTTCCCATTCTAGCAAATGTATTGAAAAAGGATAGATGCATTACGAAGAAACTTC
Proteins encoded in this window:
- the LOC104242161 gene encoding probable E3 ubiquitin-protein ligase RHC1A; this translates as MSLIPRNRPRVIVNGVQRMRTYHYYWCRHCQRSIRTTSANPFEILCPTCFGQVHYELDITRPRLILSDVTRLQPQPSWNSRLLDALTLMTDPSIRQQNNNSDQNHRTRQRARVILQFIGPDDQPIRPVSPHENALSLPFIQELTQNDRPGPPPAPSSAIDALPRIVLNANHLENDSVCPVCKDEVEVGIEVKELPCKHFYHSECIVPWLRMHNTCPVCRYQLEGFSNNEEQHGYTNEFNEEEEDNMRNPLIWGWTQLISLWPFSLLSSWRQRYFNPFETTTSGFPRVRAWWNPRIFP
- the LOC104242163 gene encoding RHOMBOID-like protein 10, chloroplastic, which translates into the protein MEMAGWAAVPSNNPKFTHTWGPTTSHLITNAAALRLGDFLHRRIRLTYLLQTSIKHIYCHGHGPKLKDVWHKWTIDVTGFNILQWSQDVLSGTHTNLLFFNADESRREFKQFQKSSSKSSRSFFSSERKWTNIFLALNILVYIAQVATDGKLLFWGAKINSLINKGQLWRLITSSFLHANIGHLMVNCYSLNSVGPGVEKISGPRRYVALYLTSAIASSAMSYWLSKAPAVGASGAISGLVGSFAVFVLRHRGMVKGTEGDLRYIANVIVLNMAIGLLNKGIDNWGHLGGLIGGAAASWLLGPAWKIQSISSEGRRVFADTAPIFSIVRTKRDKS